GCGGCCCGCATCGCCGCACGCTCGGCGGCGTGCCCCTTGGCGGGCCTGAGCACCACCTTGGTGCCCTCGCGGGTCACCGTGCCGCCCTGCGCCACCCGCTCGCGCAGGTGCACCAGCACCTCCGGGATGTCGATGGCGACCGGGCACACCTCGTAGCAGGCTCCGCACAGCGAGGACGCGTACGGCAGCGAGGCGTCGATCTCGCTCTGCGTACCCCGCAGTTGGGGGCTGAGGATGGCGCCGATCGGGCCCGGGTAGACCGAGCCGTAGGCGTGCCCGCCGGCCCGCTCGTAGACCGGGCAGACGTTCAGGCAGGCCGAGCAGCGGATGCAGCGCAGCGCCTGTCGGCCGACCTCGTCGGCGAGGGTGTCGGTGCGCCCGTTGTCCAGCAGGACGAGGTGGAAGTTCTTCGGGCCGTCGCTGTCCGTGGTGCCCGTCCAGGTCGAGGTGTACGGGTTCATCCGCTCCGCCGTCGACGAGCGCGGCAGCGTCTGGAGGAACACCTCCAGGTCCCGCCAGGTCGGCACGATCTTCTCGATGCCGACCACGGAGATCAGCGTCTCCGGCAGGGTCAGGCACATCCGGCCGTTGCCCTCGGACTCCACCACGACCAGTGTGCCGGTCTCGGCGACCACGAAGTTGGCGCCGGAGATGCCGACCTTGGCGCGCAGGAACTTCTCCCGCAGATGCAGCCGGGCCGCCTCGGCGAGTTCGGCGGGGGAGTCGCTGAGCCCCTCGGGCGCCGGGCGCCCCCACTCGCTCATCTCGGAGCGGAAGATGTCCCGGATCTCGCCCCGGTTGCGGTGGATCGCGGGAACGAGGATGTGCGAGGGGCGGTCCTTGCCCAACTGCACGATCAGCTCGGCGAGGTCGGTCTCGTAGGCGTGGATGCCCTCGGCCTCCAGCGCCTCGTTGAGCCCGATCTCCTGCGTGGCCATGGACTTGACCTTGACGACCTCCGACTCGCCGGTCGCCTTGACCAGTTCGGCGACGATCCGGTTGGCCTCGTCGGCGTCGGCGGCCCAGTGGACGACACCGCCCGCCGCCGTCACCGCCTCCTCCACCCGCACCAGATACCGGTCCAGGTGACGCAGCGTGTGGTCCTTGATCCGCTTGCCGGCCTCGCGCAGCTCGGCCCAGTCGGACACCTCCGCGACCGCGTGCGCGCGCTTGGCGCGGATGGTGTGCGTGGCGTGACGCAGATTGCCGCGCAGCGTCTCGTTGCGGACCGCCTCGTGCGCGGCCCGCTGGAACGCCGGCATCCCGACGAATGTGCCGCTCATACCAGGGGCTCCTCTTCCGTGCTCGCCAGGATCTCCGCGAGGTGCACCGGCCGCATGCCCACCTTCAGCCGGCTCATCGTGCCGCCGATGTGCATCAGACACGAGTTGTCCGCGGCGCACAGCGTCCCGGCGCCGGTGGACTCCGCGTTGCGGACCTTGTCGACGCCCATCGCGGTGGACACGTCGGCGTTCTTCACCGCGAAGGTGCCGCCGAAGCCGCAGCACTCCTCGGCGCCCGGCAGCTCCGCCAGCTCCAGTCCCTTCACCGCCCGCAGCAGCTTCAGCGGCCGGTCCCCGAGGCCGAGCGAGCGCAGCCCGTGGCAGGTGGGGTGGTAGGTCACCGTGTGCGGGTAGTAGGCGCCGACGTCGGTCACGCCCAGCACGTCGACCAGGAACTCCGTCAGTTCGTACGTCTTCGGCACGACCGGCGCCAGCGTCCGGGCCAGGGTGTCGCCCCGGCCCTCGGCCCGCGCCCGCTCGCCCATCCGCGGATACAGTTCCCGCACCATCGCCCCGCACGAACCGGACGGCGTCACGATCGCCTCGTACTCCGCGAAGACCTCGGCGTAGTTCCGGGCCAGCGGCTCGGCCTCGTGCCGGTAACCGGTGTTGTAGTGCGCCTGCCCGCAGCAGGTCTGGGCCATGGGGAAGTCCACCTCGACCCCGAGCCTCGTCAGCAGCTTCACCACGGCACGTCCCGTGTCGGGATAGAGCGTGTCGTTGACGCAGGTCAGGAAGAGGGCGACACGCATGGTGGCTCCTTGCTGTCGATCATCTGAAAGGTACGGCGTACGACGCGACGGCGGTACGGGACACTACCCCGTACCGCACGCCGCATCCCGTCGTCATACGGCGGCGGAACCGTCTCATACGGCGGCGGACTCGGCCTCCCGGCCGGAGAGCCCGGAGAACCCGGCGAGCCGGGCCTCGGCCGCCCGCCAGGCGGCGGTGTCGCCGCGCGGCTCGTACCGCGTGAGCGGCTGGGTACGGGTCAGCAGCCGGCGCATCCCGGCCCGGTCGCCGACCAGCCCGTGCGCGCGCGCCTGCACCAGCACGTTGCCCAGCGCGGCCGCCTCGGTCGGCCCGGACACCACCGGCAGCCCGCAGGCGTCCGCCGTCAGCTGGCACAGCAGCGTGTTGCGGGTGCCGCCGCCGACGATGTGCACCACGTCGACCGGATGGTCGGCGAGCGACTGTGCCTCCACGACCGCCCTGCGGTGAGCCAGCGCGAGCGAGTCGAGGATGACCCGGGTGATCTCGGCGGGGGAGTCCGGCACCGGCTGCCCGGTGACCCGGCACGCCTCCGCGATCCGCTCGGGCATGTGCCCGGGCGCGAGGAACGCGGCGTCCCCCGCGTCCACCACCGACCGCAGCGCCGGCACCTCGCCCGCCGCCCGCAGCAGCGGACCGAGGTCCGGGTCGCCCCAGGCGCGTACGCACTCCTGGAGCAGCCACAGGCCCATGATGTTGCGCAGATAGCGGACCGTGCCGTCCAGGCCCAGCTCGTTGGTGAAGTTGGCCGCCCGGCTCGCCTCGGTGAGCACGGGCGCGTCCAGCTCCAGACCGGCCAGCGACCAGGTCCCGGTGCAGATGTACGCGAACCGCTCACCGTCCGCCGGGACCGCCGCCACCGCGGAGGCGGTGTCGTGCGAGCCGACGGTGGTCACCGGCACCGGGCCGGTCAGCCCGGTCTCCTCCAGCACCCCCGGGCGCAGCATCCCGGCCGGGTCGCCCGGCCGCCGCAGCGGCGCGAACAGCTCCAGGCCGATGCCGAGCCGTGCGGCCACGTCGTACGACCAGTCGCCGGTACGGGGGTCGACGAGCTGGGTGGTGGAGGCGTTGGTCAGCTCCGTGCCCTGCTCACCGGTGAGCCAGTACGCCAGCAGGTCAGGGATGAGCAACAGCCGCTTCGCCTGCTCCAGTTGGGCGGTGCCGCGGGCGGCCACCAGCTGGTACAGGGTGTTGAACGGCGCGTACTGCAGTCCGGTCGCCGCGTACAGCTCGGCCGCCGGCACCGTCTCCCACACCCGCTCGGCGACGCCCTCGGTGCGGGCGTCCCGGTAGTGCACCGGGTTGCCGAGCAGCGCCCCGTCCGCGTCCAGCAGCCCGTAGTCCACGGCCCAGCTGTCGATGCCGACGGAGTCCACCCGCCCTGCCGCCTTCAGGCCGTCCAGGACCCCCCGGTACAGCCCCAGCACGTCCCAGCGCAGCCCCTCGGGGACCCGCACCGGACGGTTGGGGAAGCGGTGCGCCTCGGTCAGCTCCAGCGAGTCGGGGCCGACGCGGCCGACCATGACGCGCCCGCTGGACGCGCCGAGGTCGACCGCGGCGTAGGCCTTGAGGCTCATCGCAGAAACGCGGCGGCGACGCCGGCGTCGACCGGGACGTGCAGCCCGGTGGTGTGCGTCAGCTCCCCGCCGGTCAGCGCGAACACGGCATTGGCGACGTGCTCCGGGAGCACCTCGCGCTTGAGGATGGTCCGCTGGGCGTAGAACTCGCCCAGCTTCTCCTCCTCGATGCCGTACGTCGCCGCCCGCTGGGCGCCCCAGCCCCCGGCGAAGATGCCCGAACCGCGCACCACGCCGTCGGGGTTGACCCCGTTGACCCGGATGCCGTGCTCGCCCAGCTCGGCCGCGAGCAGCCGCACCTGGTGCGCCTGGTCGGCCTTGGTCGCCGAGTAGGCGATGTTGTTCGGACCGGCGAAGACGGCGTTCTTGGAGGCGATGTAGACGATGTCGCCGCCCAGCTCCTGCGCGATCATCACCCGGGCCGCCTCGCGGGAGACGAGGAACGAACCGCGGGCCATGATGTCGTGCTGGAGGTCCCAGTCCTTCGCGGAGGTCTCCAGGAGCGGCTTGGAGATGGAGATGCCGGCGTTGTTGACGACCAGGTCGACGCCGCCGAAGGCGAGCACGGCCGCCTTGAAGGCGTCCGCGATCTGCTCCTCGTCCGTCACGTTCACGGTGACCGCGACGGCCTTGTCCGCCCCGCCCAGCTCCTCGGCGACGGCGGCCGCGTTCTCGGCGTTCAGATCGGCGACGACCACACACGCGCCCTCGGCCACCAGCCGGTGCGCGATCGCCTTGCCGATGCCGCTGCCCGCGCCGGTCACCAGCGCCACCCGGGTCGCCAGCGGCTTCGGCTTCGGCATCCGCTGGAGCTTGGCCTCCTCCAGCGCCCAGTACTCGATGCGGAACTTCTCCGACTCCTCGATCGGCGCGTACGTCGAGACGGCCTCCGCGCCGCGCATCACGTTGATGGCGTTGACGTAGAACTCGCCGGCCACCCGCGCGGTCTGCTTGTCCTTGCCGAAGGAGAACATGCCCACGCCCGGGACCAGCACGATCGCCGGGTCGGCGCCGCGCATCGCGGGGGAGCCGGGCTCGGCGTGCCGCTCGTAGTAGGCGGCGTACTCCGCGCGGTACTCCGCGTGCAGCTCCTTCAGCCGCGCCACGGCCTCCTCCACCGGCACGGTCGGCGCCAGGTCGAGGACGAGCGGGCGGACCTTGGTGCGCAGGAAGTGGTCCGGGCAGGAGGTGCCCAGCGCCGCGAGGCGCGGGTGCTCGGCGCGGGAGACGAAGTCCAGCACGACGTCCGCGTCGTTGAAGTGCCCGACCTGCGGCCGGTCCTGCGAGGCGATCGCCCGCACGTACGGCGCCAGCGCCGCCGCCCGCTCCCGCCGCTCGGCCGCGCCGAGAGCCTCGTAGCCCTCGATCACCGGGCCGAAGGGCTCCGCCTTGCCGCGCTCGGCGAGGAACGTCTCGGCGGTACGGATGATGTGCAGCGAGTTGCGCTCGCACTCCTCGGCGGTGTCGCCCCACGCGGTGATGCCGTGCCCGCCCAGGACGCAGCCGATGGCCCGCGGGTTGGCCTCCTTGACGGCGGCGATGTCCAGGCCGAGCTGGAACCCGGGCCGCCGCCACGGCACCCACACCACGGTGTCGCCGAAGCACTCGGCGGTCAGCTTCTTCCCGTCGGCCGCGCAGGCCAGCGCGATGCCGGAGTCGGGGTGCAGATGGTCGACGTGGACGGCGTCCACCAGACCGTGCATGGCGGTGTCGATGGAGGGGGCGGCGCCGCCCTTGCCATGCAGGCAGTAGTCGAACGCGGCGACCATCTCGTCCTCGCGCTCGACGCCCGGGTAGACGCCCTTCAGCGCCCGCAGCCGGTCCAGCCGCAGCACGGCGAGCCCGCCCTCGGTCAGGGTCCCGAGGTCACCGCCGGACCCCTTGACCCACATCAGCTCCACGTCACCACCGGTGACGGGGTCGGTCTCGGTGCCCTTGGCGGACGTGTTGCCGCCGGCGTAGTTGGTGTTGCGAGGGTCGGCGCCGAGCCGACGCGACCGCGCGAGCAGTTCTTCGGCAGCGGGATGGGGTGCCATGTGAATCTTCAGTCCTTCACGCATCTAAGGGGAGGAGTAGAGGGCGCGCCCTTCAATCGGGGCTGCGCCCCGAAGGGGGCGCGGGGAACTGCGCGACCAGCCACGACCGGCCGGCAGCCCGCGAACTACAAGAACCCGGCAGACGAATCCCGAGAGGCTCAGGCGCCCCAACCCGCCTGCTTGCCTCCCACCCGCTCCGCGACGATCTTCTCCTGCCACCCGCTGGAGCGATACGCCGCGATGGGGTCCGGGGCCAGCCCCGACTCCTCCCGCAGCTCACGAAGCAGCGGACGCACGTCCGTGTTGTACGCGTCCATCAGCACCGCGTTCGCCTCCAGCACGTCCCCCGCCCGCTGGGCCGCCCCCAGCGCCTCGCCGTCGACGAGCAGCGCCTTCGCCGTCGCCTCCTGGACGTTCATCACCGAGCGGATGATCGCCGGGATCTTCGCCTCGATGTTGTGGCACTGGTCGAGCATGAACGCGATGTCGGAGGTGAAGCCGCCGCCCCGGATGACCTCGTACATGATCCGGAAGAGCTGGAAGGGGTCGGCCGCGCCGACCATCAGGTCGTCGTCGGCGTAGAAGCGGGAGTTGAAGTCGAAGGCGCCGAGCTTGCCCTCGCGCAGCAGCGTGGCCACGATGAACTCGATGTTGGTGCCGGGGGCGTGGTGGCCGGTGTCGACGACGACCTGGGCCTTCTCGCCGAGCTTGAGGCAGTGCGCGTAGGCGGTGCCCCAGTCCGGGACGTCCGTGGCGTAGAAGGCCGGCTCGAAGAACTTGTACTCGAGCAGCATCCGCTGGTTCTCGCCGAGGCGCTCGTAGACCTCGGCGAGGCCCTCGGCCAGCCGGTCCTGGCGGGTGCGCAGGTCGTCCTGGCCGGGGTAGTTGGTGCCGTCGGCGAACCACAGCTTCAGGTCGCGGGAGCCGGTGGCGTCCATGATGTCGACGCACTCAAGGAGGTGGTCGACCGCCTTGCGGCGCACCTTCGCGTCGGGGGCGCAGATGCTGCCGAGCCGGTAGTCGTCGTCCTGGAAGGTGTTCGAATTGATCGCGCCAATCTTCACGCCGCGTTCCTCGGCGTGCTTGGCCAGGGCGGCGTAGTCGTCGACCTTGTCCCAGGGGATGTGCAGGGCGACCGTCGGGGCCGCGCCCGTGAACTCGTGGACCTTGGCGGCGTCGTCCAGCTTCTCGCGCGGGTCGCGGGGCACGCCCTGTTGGGCGAAGACCTTGAACCGGGTTCCCGAGTTGCCGTACGCCCACGACGGCGTCTCGATGGCCTGGGTCTTGAGGGCGGCCTTCACCGCGGCGAGCTCGGTCACTTCGTGACTCCCGTGACGTCGGATGGATCTTCGCGGCCGGGGACTGCGCGTCCACGTCGCAAAGTCGGGGGGTTGTGAAACGATTCAGGAGGGAAGCTAGGGCGGCCCGACAGGGCTGTCAACCCTTTGGGAGAGAGCCGTTACCCGTGATGGGGTTGTGACCTACCACTGGCGAGAATTGTGTCCGGAACCCATTGACGCCGACTGTGTGGAACTTCTAACGTCCCGGCCATCCAGTTGAAACCTTTCACGACGTGGTGAGGCTCTCCTCCGAGCGTCGTCGAGGAGCCCTCATGACCCAGCCGGCCGACAAGGGCCCGGTCCCCGTGCTCGCACTGAAGGGCATTTCGAAGTCCTTCGGCGCCGTGCGCGCCCTGAGGGACGTGTCCCTGGAACTGTTCCCCGGCGAGGTGCACGCCCTCGCCGGCGAGAACGGTGCGGGCAAGTCGACCCTCATCAAGACACTCGCGGGAGTGCACCGGCCCGACTCCGGGCAGGTCCTGCTCGACGGCGAGCCGACCGTGTTCCACGGTCCGGGCGACGCACGGGATGCCGGCATCGCCGTGATCTACCAGGAACCGACCCTCTTTCCCGATCTGTCGATCGCCGAGAACATCTTCATGGGCCGCCAGCCGCGGCGCGCGCTCGGCCGTATCGACCACAAGGCCACCCACGCGGCCACGGCCGCGCTGATGACGCGGCTCGGCGTGGACCTCGACCCCGACCGCCCGGCCAGCGGGCTGTCCATCGCGGACCAGCAGATCGTCGAGATCGCCAAGGCGCTCTCCTTCGACGCCCGCGTCCTCATCATGGACGAGCCCACCGCCGCCCTCACCGGCAGCGAGGTCGCCCGCCTCTTCGGCGTGGTGCGCACGCTGCGCGAACAGGGCGCCGCGGTGCTGTTCATCTCGCACCGGCTGGAGGAGATCTTCGACATCTGCCAGCAGGTGACGACGCTGCGCGACGGTGCCTGGATCGCCAGCGAGCCGCTCGCGGGCATGACCGAGGACGACCTGGTCCGCCGCATGGTCGGCCGCGACCTCGACGAGCTCTACCCCAAGCAGGACGTCAAGGCCGGCGAGGTGGCGCTCAGCGTCCGCCGGCTGACCCGCGAGGGCGTCTTCACCGACGTCTCCTTCGAGGTGCGGCGCGGCGAGATCGTCGGCCTGGCCGGACTCGTCGGCGCCGGGCGCACCGAGGTGGCCAGGGCGGTGTTCGGCATCGACCGCTGGGACGCCGGCGAGGTCGAGCTCGACGGACGCAAGCTCACCAACGGCGCCCCCTCCACCGCGATGGCCGCCGGGCTCGCCCTGGTCCCCGAGGACCGCCGCGCCCAGGGCCTGGTGATGGACATGTCCATCGAACGCAACATCGGGCTCACCGGTCTGCGTACGACCGTCAAGGCCGGCCTCATGGACCGCGGCGCCGAACGCAGCCGCTCCCTGGACTGGGCCGTCAAGCTCCAGGTCAAGTACGCGCGGATCGCCGACACCGTCAACACGCTGTCCGGCGGCAACCAGCAGAAGGTCGTCCTCGCCAAGTGGCTGGCCACCGGCCCCAAGGTGCTGATCGTCGACGAGCCCACCCGCGGCATCGACGTCGGCACCAAGGCCGAGGTGCACCGCCTGCTCAGCGAGCTGGCCGCCGACGGCGTCGCCGTCCTGATGATCTCCTCCGACCTGCCCGAGATCCTCGGCATGGCCGACCGCGTCCTCGTCATGCACGAGGGCCGGCTCACCGCCGAGATCCCCCGCTCCGACGCCACCGAGGAAACCGTGATGGCCGCTGCCACCGGGAGGGCCGCCGCATGACGGTGACCACTCCCCACCCCGCCGCCACCGACGAGGCGCCCAAGTCCAGCGGCACCCGGCTGGTCGACCGCGTCTTCAAGATGCGCGAACTCGCCATCCTCGTCGTCTTCCTGGTGATGATCGCCCTCACCCAGGCCGGCAACAGCGAGTTCCTGTCCGAACAGGGCATCAAGGACCTGCTGCTCAACGCGACCATCCTGGTGCTGGTCGCCACCGGCCAGTCCCTGGTCGTCATCACCCGCAACGTCGACCTGTCGGTCGGCTCCACCCTCGGCATCAGCGCCTTCGCCGCGGGCATCTACCTCCAGGGCGGCGGCAACCCCGTCATCGCGATCGTGCTCGCCGTGCTGCTCGGCATCGGCTTCGGTCTGCTCAACGGACTGCTCGTCAGCCTCGGCCAGGTGCCCGCGCTCGTCGTCACCCTCGGCACGCTCTACATCATCCGCGGCATCGACTCCATCTGGGTCGGCTCCCGGCAGATCACCGCGGCCGACCTGCCCAACGGCTTCGTGAAGTTCGGCTCCGGCGGTCTGTCCGCCGTGCCGTGGCTCGCGCTGATCGCCCTGGTGGTGCTCGTCGGCACCGCCTACTACCTCAAGCAGTTCGGCAGCGGCCGCGAGCTGTACGCGCTCGGCTCCAACCCGGAGGCCGCCCGGCTGGCCGGCATCCCCGTCCGCAAGCGGATCCTCGTCGCCTACACCTTCTGCGGCGCCCTCGCGGGCCTGGCCGGCGCGCTCTACCTCGCCCGGTTCGGCAACGTCGACTCCGGCACCGGCAACGGCTACGAACTCACCGTCGTCAGCGCCGTCGTCGTCGGCGGCGTCGTCTTCACCGGCGGCTCCGGCAGCGTCTACGGCGCGGCCCTCGGCGCCCTGCTGCTGACCTCCATCAACAGCGTGCTGCCCGCCCTCGGCGTCAGCTCCGTCTGGGTGCTCGCCATCAACGGTGTGCTGCTCATCCTGGCCATCGCGGTCGACCGGATCGTCGCCCTGCGCGTGGCCAACAGCCTGAAGAAGAGGAACGCCCGCCATGCCTGACTCCCTGACGCGCGCGATCCGCTGGGACACGGTGGTCGGCGCCCTCCTCATCGTCCTGCTGCTGCTCTCCTTCGGCTTCGTCGACGGCTTCGGCAACGCGCTGAACCTGTCGTTCCTGATCGGCAACACCCTGCCGATCGCGCTCATCGCGCTGCCGATGACCCTGCTCGTCGTCTCCGGCGAGATCGACCTGTCCGTCGCCTCCACCGCCGGCCTGTCCGGCTCCGTCATGGGCGCCCTGTGGAACCAGGGCATGACGATCGAGACGATCATCCCCATCTGCCTGCTGCTCGGCATCGCCTGCGGACTGGTCAACGGTCTCCTGGTCACCCGGCTCGGACTGCCCTCC
The DNA window shown above is from Streptomyces sp. NBC_00670 and carries:
- a CDS encoding LutB/LldF family L-lactate oxidation iron-sulfur protein, which encodes MSGTFVGMPAFQRAAHEAVRNETLRGNLRHATHTIRAKRAHAVAEVSDWAELREAGKRIKDHTLRHLDRYLVRVEEAVTAAGGVVHWAADADEANRIVAELVKATGESEVVKVKSMATQEIGLNEALEAEGIHAYETDLAELIVQLGKDRPSHILVPAIHRNRGEIRDIFRSEMSEWGRPAPEGLSDSPAELAEAARLHLREKFLRAKVGISGANFVVAETGTLVVVESEGNGRMCLTLPETLISVVGIEKIVPTWRDLEVFLQTLPRSSTAERMNPYTSTWTGTTDSDGPKNFHLVLLDNGRTDTLADEVGRQALRCIRCSACLNVCPVYERAGGHAYGSVYPGPIGAILSPQLRGTQSEIDASLPYASSLCGACYEVCPVAIDIPEVLVHLRERVAQGGTVTREGTKVVLRPAKGHAAERAAMRAARWAFSHPGALRTGQRLASRTRRFHPRTLPGPGRAWSGSRDLPPVPAEPFRDWWQRTNGGKDGVK
- a CDS encoding (Fe-S)-binding protein, producing MRVALFLTCVNDTLYPDTGRAVVKLLTRLGVEVDFPMAQTCCGQAHYNTGYRHEAEPLARNYAEVFAEYEAIVTPSGSCGAMVRELYPRMGERARAEGRGDTLARTLAPVVPKTYELTEFLVDVLGVTDVGAYYPHTVTYHPTCHGLRSLGLGDRPLKLLRAVKGLELAELPGAEECCGFGGTFAVKNADVSTAMGVDKVRNAESTGAGTLCAADNSCLMHIGGTMSRLKVGMRPVHLAEILASTEEEPLV
- a CDS encoding rhamnulokinase, which codes for MSLKAYAAVDLGASSGRVMVGRVGPDSLELTEAHRFPNRPVRVPEGLRWDVLGLYRGVLDGLKAAGRVDSVGIDSWAVDYGLLDADGALLGNPVHYRDARTEGVAERVWETVPAAELYAATGLQYAPFNTLYQLVAARGTAQLEQAKRLLLIPDLLAYWLTGEQGTELTNASTTQLVDPRTGDWSYDVAARLGIGLELFAPLRRPGDPAGMLRPGVLEETGLTGPVPVTTVGSHDTASAVAAVPADGERFAYICTGTWSLAGLELDAPVLTEASRAANFTNELGLDGTVRYLRNIMGLWLLQECVRAWGDPDLGPLLRAAGEVPALRSVVDAGDAAFLAPGHMPERIAEACRVTGQPVPDSPAEITRVILDSLALAHRRAVVEAQSLADHPVDVVHIVGGGTRNTLLCQLTADACGLPVVSGPTEAAALGNVLVQARAHGLVGDRAGMRRLLTRTQPLTRYEPRGDTAAWRAAEARLAGFSGLSGREAESAAV
- a CDS encoding bifunctional aldolase/short-chain dehydrogenase; its protein translation is MAPHPAAEELLARSRRLGADPRNTNYAGGNTSAKGTETDPVTGGDVELMWVKGSGGDLGTLTEGGLAVLRLDRLRALKGVYPGVEREDEMVAAFDYCLHGKGGAAPSIDTAMHGLVDAVHVDHLHPDSGIALACAADGKKLTAECFGDTVVWVPWRRPGFQLGLDIAAVKEANPRAIGCVLGGHGITAWGDTAEECERNSLHIIRTAETFLAERGKAEPFGPVIEGYEALGAAERRERAAALAPYVRAIASQDRPQVGHFNDADVVLDFVSRAEHPRLAALGTSCPDHFLRTKVRPLVLDLAPTVPVEEAVARLKELHAEYRAEYAAYYERHAEPGSPAMRGADPAIVLVPGVGMFSFGKDKQTARVAGEFYVNAINVMRGAEAVSTYAPIEESEKFRIEYWALEEAKLQRMPKPKPLATRVALVTGAGSGIGKAIAHRLVAEGACVVVADLNAENAAAVAEELGGADKAVAVTVNVTDEEQIADAFKAAVLAFGGVDLVVNNAGISISKPLLETSAKDWDLQHDIMARGSFLVSREAARVMIAQELGGDIVYIASKNAVFAGPNNIAYSATKADQAHQVRLLAAELGEHGIRVNGVNPDGVVRGSGIFAGGWGAQRAATYGIEEEKLGEFYAQRTILKREVLPEHVANAVFALTGGELTHTTGLHVPVDAGVAAAFLR
- the rhaI gene encoding L-rhamnose isomerase is translated as MTELAAVKAALKTQAIETPSWAYGNSGTRFKVFAQQGVPRDPREKLDDAAKVHEFTGAAPTVALHIPWDKVDDYAALAKHAEERGVKIGAINSNTFQDDDYRLGSICAPDAKVRRKAVDHLLECVDIMDATGSRDLKLWFADGTNYPGQDDLRTRQDRLAEGLAEVYERLGENQRMLLEYKFFEPAFYATDVPDWGTAYAHCLKLGEKAQVVVDTGHHAPGTNIEFIVATLLREGKLGAFDFNSRFYADDDLMVGAADPFQLFRIMYEVIRGGGFTSDIAFMLDQCHNIEAKIPAIIRSVMNVQEATAKALLVDGEALGAAQRAGDVLEANAVLMDAYNTDVRPLLRELREESGLAPDPIAAYRSSGWQEKIVAERVGGKQAGWGA
- a CDS encoding sugar ABC transporter ATP-binding protein codes for the protein MTQPADKGPVPVLALKGISKSFGAVRALRDVSLELFPGEVHALAGENGAGKSTLIKTLAGVHRPDSGQVLLDGEPTVFHGPGDARDAGIAVIYQEPTLFPDLSIAENIFMGRQPRRALGRIDHKATHAATAALMTRLGVDLDPDRPASGLSIADQQIVEIAKALSFDARVLIMDEPTAALTGSEVARLFGVVRTLREQGAAVLFISHRLEEIFDICQQVTTLRDGAWIASEPLAGMTEDDLVRRMVGRDLDELYPKQDVKAGEVALSVRRLTREGVFTDVSFEVRRGEIVGLAGLVGAGRTEVARAVFGIDRWDAGEVELDGRKLTNGAPSTAMAAGLALVPEDRRAQGLVMDMSIERNIGLTGLRTTVKAGLMDRGAERSRSLDWAVKLQVKYARIADTVNTLSGGNQQKVVLAKWLATGPKVLIVDEPTRGIDVGTKAEVHRLLSELAADGVAVLMISSDLPEILGMADRVLVMHEGRLTAEIPRSDATEETVMAAATGRAAA
- a CDS encoding ABC transporter permease, which translates into the protein MTVTTPHPAATDEAPKSSGTRLVDRVFKMRELAILVVFLVMIALTQAGNSEFLSEQGIKDLLLNATILVLVATGQSLVVITRNVDLSVGSTLGISAFAAGIYLQGGGNPVIAIVLAVLLGIGFGLLNGLLVSLGQVPALVVTLGTLYIIRGIDSIWVGSRQITAADLPNGFVKFGSGGLSAVPWLALIALVVLVGTAYYLKQFGSGRELYALGSNPEAARLAGIPVRKRILVAYTFCGALAGLAGALYLARFGNVDSGTGNGYELTVVSAVVVGGVVFTGGSGSVYGAALGALLLTSINSVLPALGVSSVWVLAINGVLLILAIAVDRIVALRVANSLKKRNARHA